Proteins found in one Canis lupus baileyi chromosome 26, mCanLup2.hap1, whole genome shotgun sequence genomic segment:
- the CTCFL gene encoding transcriptional repressor CTCFL isoform X3, with amino-acid sequence MAGTEISVLPEQFTQIKELELIPEKILLEEEEGGVCRGREHLSPRDGAVEAQCPYGPLQAKVLEAEQELPVTTEESEKHILTLQTVHFSEDVEQQDISWLTPQHQEGVQVMVQQASGGLQSLLWLGEGSQQCMAFSIQEEVYSLQEVEVMKLHLLEGSVAVASEESKLVVNPAESTGLVKLKKGQEEDQQPAEGRFDVQAGEQLFFVEAKPGDERRDEIVLTISNLNVEEEEEKPASGQGHVEKANSTKVQKKAKEVKRTFRCDICMYTSSRISSFNRHMKIHTAEKPHMCHLCLKAFRTVTLLRNHVNTHTGTRPYKCGDCDMAFVTSGELVRHRRYKHTHEKPFKCSMCKYASVEASKLKRHIRSHTGERPFQCLLCSYASKDTYKLKRHMRTHSGEKPYECHVCHARFTQSGTMKIHILQKHSENVPKYQCPHCDTIIARKSDLRVHLSNLHTYKAMEMKCHYCSSVFHERYALIQHQKTHKNEKRFKCEHCSYACKQERHMTVHIRTHTGEKPFTCLSCNKCFRQKQLLNVHFKKYHDTNFIPTVYECPKCGKGFSRWGHPGASIL; translated from the exons ATGGCGGGGACTGAGATTTCTGTCCTTCCTGAACAGTTTACCCAAATCAAAGAACTGGAGCTGATACCAGAAAAAATCCTGTTAGAGGAGGAAGAAGGTGGagtgtgcagggggagggagcaCCTGAGCCCCAGAGATGGGGCCGTGGAAGCCCAGTGCCCCTACGGGCCCCTCCAGGCCAAGGTGCTGGAGGCCGAGCAGGAGCTGCCGGTCACCACGGAGGAGAGCGAGAAGCACATTCTGACCCTGCAGACGGTGCACTTCTCCGAAGATGTGGAGCAGCAGGACATCAGCTGGCTGACCCCGCAGCACCAGGAAGGGGTACAGGTGATGGTGCAGCAGGCCAGCGGTGGGCTGCAGTCTCTGCTGTGGCTGGGCGAGGGCTCCCAGCAGTGCATGGCCTTTAGCATCCAGGAGGAGGTGTACTCCCTGCAGGAGGTAGAGGTGATGAAGCTGCACCTTCTGGAGGGCAGTGTGGCCGTGGCCAGTGAAGAGAGTAAGCTTGTGGTGAACCCGGCTGAAAGCACCGGATTGGTCAAG CTCAAGAAAGGTCAGGAGGAGGACCAGCAGCCAGCCGAAGGAAGATTCGATGTACAAGCAGGAGAGCAGCTCTTTTTTGTGGAGGCAAAGCCGGGAGATGAAAGAAGAGACGAAATCGTTCTGACCATTTCAAACTTAAAcgtggaagaagaagaagaaaaaccagcATCCGGTCAAGGACACGTTGAAAAAGCCAATTCTACAAAAGTCCAAAAAAAGGCGAAGG AAGTAAAACGAACCTTCCGCTGTGATATCTGCATGTACACCTCTTCTCGAATTTCAAGTTTTAATCGTCATATGAAAATTCACACGGCTGAAAAGCCCCATATGTGCCACCTTTGTCTGAAAGCTTTCCGCACCGTCACTCTACTGAGGAATCATGTCAATACCCACACAG GAACCAGGCCCTACAAGTGTGGTGACTGTGATATGGCGTTTGTCACCAGTGGAGAACTTGTCCGACACAGACGTTATAAACACACTCACGAGAAACCCtttaaatgttccatgtgcaagTATGCCAGTGTCGAA GCGAGTAAGCTGAAGCGCCACATCCGCTCGCACACCGGGGAGCGTCCCTTCCAGTGCCTCCTGTGCAGCTACGCCAGCAAGGACACCTACAAGCTGAAGCGCCACATGAGGACGCACTCAG GGGAGAAGCCCTACGAATGCCACGTGTGCCACGCACGCTTCACCCAGAGTGGCACCATGAAAATACACATTCTACAGAAGCACAGCGAGAATGTCCCCAAATACCAGTGTCCGCACTGTGACACCATCATCGCCAGGAAGAGTGACCTGC GTGTCCACTTGAGCAACTTGCATACTTACAAAGCCATGGAGATGAAGTGCCACTACTGTTCTTCTGTCTTCCATGAACGCTATGCCCTCATTCAGCACCAGAAAAcccataaaaatgagaaaagattcaAATGTGAACACTGCAGTTATGCCTGCAAGCAG gaACGTCATATGACCGTCCACATACGTACCCACACCGGCGAGAAACCATTTACCTGCCTCTCCTGCAATAAATGTTTCCGACAGAAGCAACTTCTAAACGTGCACTTCAAGAAATACCATGATACAAATTTCATCCCGACCGTTTACGAATGCCCCAAGTGTGGCAAAGGCTTCTCCCGCTGG GGTCATCCTGGAGCGTCAATACTCTGA
- the CTCFL gene encoding transcriptional repressor CTCFL isoform X2, producing the protein MAGTEISVLPEQFTQIKELELIPEKILLEEEEGGVCRGREHLSPRDGAVEAQCPYGPLQAKVLEAEQELPVTTEESEKHILTLQTVHFSEDVEQQDISWLTPQHQEGVQVMVQQASGGLQSLLWLGEGSQQCMAFSIQEEVYSLQEVEVMKLHLLEGSVAVASEESKLVVNPAESTGLVKLKKGQEEDQQPAEGRFDVQAGEQLFFVEAKPGDERRDEIVLTISNLNVEEEEEKPASGQGHVEKANSTKVQKKAKEVKRTFRCDICMYTSSRISSFNRHMKIHTAEKPHMCHLCLKAFRTVTLLRNHVNTHTGTRPYKCGDCDMAFVTSGELVRHRRYKHTHEKPFKCSMCKYASVEASKLKRHIRSHTGERPFQCLLCSYASKDTYKLKRHMRTHSGEKPYECHVCHARFTQSGTMKIHILQKHSENVPKYQCPHCDTIIARKSDLRVHLSNLHTYKAMEMKCHYCSSVFHERYALIQHQKTHKNEKRFKCEHCSYACKQERHMTVHIRTHTGEKPFTCLSCNKCFRQKQLLNVHFKKYHDTNFIPTVYECPKCGKGFSRWSNMQRHLAKCSAGPGKPAASGKTGRMKSKPAGPKEAAVKKDDAAKEVSAVRVQQYLGEVAPVGCRGVTARNQGLNKVTCDG; encoded by the exons ATGGCGGGGACTGAGATTTCTGTCCTTCCTGAACAGTTTACCCAAATCAAAGAACTGGAGCTGATACCAGAAAAAATCCTGTTAGAGGAGGAAGAAGGTGGagtgtgcagggggagggagcaCCTGAGCCCCAGAGATGGGGCCGTGGAAGCCCAGTGCCCCTACGGGCCCCTCCAGGCCAAGGTGCTGGAGGCCGAGCAGGAGCTGCCGGTCACCACGGAGGAGAGCGAGAAGCACATTCTGACCCTGCAGACGGTGCACTTCTCCGAAGATGTGGAGCAGCAGGACATCAGCTGGCTGACCCCGCAGCACCAGGAAGGGGTACAGGTGATGGTGCAGCAGGCCAGCGGTGGGCTGCAGTCTCTGCTGTGGCTGGGCGAGGGCTCCCAGCAGTGCATGGCCTTTAGCATCCAGGAGGAGGTGTACTCCCTGCAGGAGGTAGAGGTGATGAAGCTGCACCTTCTGGAGGGCAGTGTGGCCGTGGCCAGTGAAGAGAGTAAGCTTGTGGTGAACCCGGCTGAAAGCACCGGATTGGTCAAG CTCAAGAAAGGTCAGGAGGAGGACCAGCAGCCAGCCGAAGGAAGATTCGATGTACAAGCAGGAGAGCAGCTCTTTTTTGTGGAGGCAAAGCCGGGAGATGAAAGAAGAGACGAAATCGTTCTGACCATTTCAAACTTAAAcgtggaagaagaagaagaaaaaccagcATCCGGTCAAGGACACGTTGAAAAAGCCAATTCTACAAAAGTCCAAAAAAAGGCGAAGG AAGTAAAACGAACCTTCCGCTGTGATATCTGCATGTACACCTCTTCTCGAATTTCAAGTTTTAATCGTCATATGAAAATTCACACGGCTGAAAAGCCCCATATGTGCCACCTTTGTCTGAAAGCTTTCCGCACCGTCACTCTACTGAGGAATCATGTCAATACCCACACAG GAACCAGGCCCTACAAGTGTGGTGACTGTGATATGGCGTTTGTCACCAGTGGAGAACTTGTCCGACACAGACGTTATAAACACACTCACGAGAAACCCtttaaatgttccatgtgcaagTATGCCAGTGTCGAA GCGAGTAAGCTGAAGCGCCACATCCGCTCGCACACCGGGGAGCGTCCCTTCCAGTGCCTCCTGTGCAGCTACGCCAGCAAGGACACCTACAAGCTGAAGCGCCACATGAGGACGCACTCAG GGGAGAAGCCCTACGAATGCCACGTGTGCCACGCACGCTTCACCCAGAGTGGCACCATGAAAATACACATTCTACAGAAGCACAGCGAGAATGTCCCCAAATACCAGTGTCCGCACTGTGACACCATCATCGCCAGGAAGAGTGACCTGC GTGTCCACTTGAGCAACTTGCATACTTACAAAGCCATGGAGATGAAGTGCCACTACTGTTCTTCTGTCTTCCATGAACGCTATGCCCTCATTCAGCACCAGAAAAcccataaaaatgagaaaagattcaAATGTGAACACTGCAGTTATGCCTGCAAGCAG gaACGTCATATGACCGTCCACATACGTACCCACACCGGCGAGAAACCATTTACCTGCCTCTCCTGCAATAAATGTTTCCGACAGAAGCAACTTCTAAACGTGCACTTCAAGAAATACCATGATACAAATTTCATCCCGACCGTTTACGAATGCCCCAAGTGTGGCAAAGGCTTCTCCCGCTGG AGTAATATGCAGAGACACTTGGCGAAGTGCAGTGCGGGGccagggaagccagctgcctCGGGGAAAACAGGAAGGATGAAGAGCAAGCCGGCCGGCCCGAAAGAGGCGGCAGTAAAGAAAGACG ATGCCGCGAAGGAGGTGTCCGCTGTGAGAGTGCAACAGTACCTGGGAGAGGTGGCTCCTGTCGGCTGCAGGGGCGTCACAGCCAGAAACCAGGGCCTGAACAAAGTGACCTGTGACGGATAA
- the CTCFL gene encoding transcriptional repressor CTCFL isoform X1, translated as MAGTEISVLPEQFTQIKELELIPEKILLEEEEGGVCRGREHLSPRDGAVEAQCPYGPLQAKVLEAEQELPVTTEESEKHILTLQTVHFSEDVEQQDISWLTPQHQEGVQVMVQQASGGLQSLLWLGEGSQQCMAFSIQEEVYSLQEVEVMKLHLLEGSVAVASEESKLVVNPAESTGLVKLKKGQEEDQQPAEGRFDVQAGEQLFFVEAKPGDERRDEIVLTISNLNVEEEEEKPASGQGHVEKANSTKVQKKAKEVKRTFRCDICMYTSSRISSFNRHMKIHTAEKPHMCHLCLKAFRTVTLLRNHVNTHTGTRPYKCGDCDMAFVTSGELVRHRRYKHTHEKPFKCSMCKYASVEASKLKRHIRSHTGERPFQCLLCSYASKDTYKLKRHMRTHSGEKPYECHVCHARFTQSGTMKIHILQKHSENVPKYQCPHCDTIIARKSDLRVHLSNLHTYKAMEMKCHYCSSVFHERYALIQHQKTHKNEKRFKCEHCSYACKQERHMTVHIRTHTGEKPFTCLSCNKCFRQKQLLNVHFKKYHDTNFIPTVYECPKCGKGFSRWSNMQRHLAKCSAGPGKPAASGKTGRMKSKPAGPKEAAVKKDEDAAKEVSAVRVQQYLGEVAPVGCRGVTARNQGLNKVTCDG; from the exons ATGGCGGGGACTGAGATTTCTGTCCTTCCTGAACAGTTTACCCAAATCAAAGAACTGGAGCTGATACCAGAAAAAATCCTGTTAGAGGAGGAAGAAGGTGGagtgtgcagggggagggagcaCCTGAGCCCCAGAGATGGGGCCGTGGAAGCCCAGTGCCCCTACGGGCCCCTCCAGGCCAAGGTGCTGGAGGCCGAGCAGGAGCTGCCGGTCACCACGGAGGAGAGCGAGAAGCACATTCTGACCCTGCAGACGGTGCACTTCTCCGAAGATGTGGAGCAGCAGGACATCAGCTGGCTGACCCCGCAGCACCAGGAAGGGGTACAGGTGATGGTGCAGCAGGCCAGCGGTGGGCTGCAGTCTCTGCTGTGGCTGGGCGAGGGCTCCCAGCAGTGCATGGCCTTTAGCATCCAGGAGGAGGTGTACTCCCTGCAGGAGGTAGAGGTGATGAAGCTGCACCTTCTGGAGGGCAGTGTGGCCGTGGCCAGTGAAGAGAGTAAGCTTGTGGTGAACCCGGCTGAAAGCACCGGATTGGTCAAG CTCAAGAAAGGTCAGGAGGAGGACCAGCAGCCAGCCGAAGGAAGATTCGATGTACAAGCAGGAGAGCAGCTCTTTTTTGTGGAGGCAAAGCCGGGAGATGAAAGAAGAGACGAAATCGTTCTGACCATTTCAAACTTAAAcgtggaagaagaagaagaaaaaccagcATCCGGTCAAGGACACGTTGAAAAAGCCAATTCTACAAAAGTCCAAAAAAAGGCGAAGG AAGTAAAACGAACCTTCCGCTGTGATATCTGCATGTACACCTCTTCTCGAATTTCAAGTTTTAATCGTCATATGAAAATTCACACGGCTGAAAAGCCCCATATGTGCCACCTTTGTCTGAAAGCTTTCCGCACCGTCACTCTACTGAGGAATCATGTCAATACCCACACAG GAACCAGGCCCTACAAGTGTGGTGACTGTGATATGGCGTTTGTCACCAGTGGAGAACTTGTCCGACACAGACGTTATAAACACACTCACGAGAAACCCtttaaatgttccatgtgcaagTATGCCAGTGTCGAA GCGAGTAAGCTGAAGCGCCACATCCGCTCGCACACCGGGGAGCGTCCCTTCCAGTGCCTCCTGTGCAGCTACGCCAGCAAGGACACCTACAAGCTGAAGCGCCACATGAGGACGCACTCAG GGGAGAAGCCCTACGAATGCCACGTGTGCCACGCACGCTTCACCCAGAGTGGCACCATGAAAATACACATTCTACAGAAGCACAGCGAGAATGTCCCCAAATACCAGTGTCCGCACTGTGACACCATCATCGCCAGGAAGAGTGACCTGC GTGTCCACTTGAGCAACTTGCATACTTACAAAGCCATGGAGATGAAGTGCCACTACTGTTCTTCTGTCTTCCATGAACGCTATGCCCTCATTCAGCACCAGAAAAcccataaaaatgagaaaagattcaAATGTGAACACTGCAGTTATGCCTGCAAGCAG gaACGTCATATGACCGTCCACATACGTACCCACACCGGCGAGAAACCATTTACCTGCCTCTCCTGCAATAAATGTTTCCGACAGAAGCAACTTCTAAACGTGCACTTCAAGAAATACCATGATACAAATTTCATCCCGACCGTTTACGAATGCCCCAAGTGTGGCAAAGGCTTCTCCCGCTGG AGTAATATGCAGAGACACTTGGCGAAGTGCAGTGCGGGGccagggaagccagctgcctCGGGGAAAACAGGAAGGATGAAGAGCAAGCCGGCCGGCCCGAAAGAGGCGGCAGTAAAGAAAGACG AAGATGCCGCGAAGGAGGTGTCCGCTGTGAGAGTGCAACAGTACCTGGGAGAGGTGGCTCCTGTCGGCTGCAGGGGCGTCACAGCCAGAAACCAGGGCCTGAACAAAGTGACCTGTGACGGATAA